One stretch of Excalfactoria chinensis isolate bCotChi1 chromosome 2, bCotChi1.hap2, whole genome shotgun sequence DNA includes these proteins:
- the ERICH5 gene encoding glutamate-rich protein 5 has protein sequence MGCSSSARSRPQEPPSSSGAPTRASSGENSPIADDYKTIADQTQLDAVEGVSLASEELKWGEHLPGEEATAVTPALEPKIDLVPEREEPEGTEPPCEALEQSSELPSVWREESIGTSPPALRDNGGPPAPGPAEDSGLVEGSDSFVVEIIKKVDIAEEDHFIEGETGEQVETELLSQIVSGGPETKEEETGEAVDGAAATEIETTSNKE, from the exons ATGGGCTGCTCCAGCAGCGCCCGCAGCCGCCCCCAGgagccccccagcagcagcgGGGCGCCGACGAGGg CATCATCGGGGGAGAACTCCCCAATTGCTGATGATTACAAAACCATAGCTGACCAaacacagctggatgcagtggAGGGTGTGAGCCTGGCCTCTGAGGAGCTGAAATGGGGTGAGCACCTGCCAGGGGAAGAGGCCACAGCTGTGACTCCAGCCTTAGAGCCAAAGATTGACTTGGTCCCTGAGAGAGAGGAGCCGGAGGGTACCGAGCCACCAtgtgaagcactggagcagAGCTCGGAGCTGCCATCTGTGTGGCGAGAGGAAAGCATTGGGACCTCACCGCCGGCACTGAGAGACAATGGTGGGCCTCCAGCACCAGGACCGGCAGAGGACAGTGGGCTGGTGGAAGGCAGTGACAGCTTTGTGGTGGAAATCATCAAGAAAGTGGACATTGCTGAAGAGGACCACTTCATTGAGG GTGAGACGGGAGAACAGGTGGAAACTGAGCTGCTCAGTCAGATAGTAAGCGGAGGGCCCgaaacaaaagaagaggaaacaggagaagctgtggatggaGCAGCAGCGACAGAGATAG AGACAACCAGTAACAAGGAATAG
- the RPL30 gene encoding large ribosomal subunit protein eL30, giving the protein MVAAKKTKKSLESINSRLQLVMKSGKYVLGYKQTLKMIRQGKAKLVILANNCPALRKSEIEYYAMLAKTGVHHYSGNNIELGTACGKYYRVCTLAIIDPGDSDIIRSMPEQTSEK; this is encoded by the exons ATGGTGGCCGCAAAGAAGACG AAAAAGTCTCTGGAGTCCATAAACTCCAGGCTTCAGCTGGTGATGAAAAGTGGTAAATATGTGCTAGGATACAAACAGACTCTGAAGATGATTCGGCAAGGCAAAGCCAAGTTGGTCATCCTAGCCAACAACTGTCCTGCTTTGAG AAAATCAGAGATCGAGTACTACGCCATGCTTGCAAAGACTGGTGTCCATCATTACAGTGGCAACAACATTGAATTGGGCACAGCATGCGGGAAATACTACAGAGTGTGCACGCTGGCCATTATTGACCCAG gtgACTCTGACATCATTAGAAGCATGCCAGAACAAACCAGTGAGAAGTAA